ACTCCGGCGGCGCCAGCTTCTTGTCCGTGAAGTATGCCTTGTCGTAGTTGACACAGATGTCGCCGGTGTCGACGGGCGTGACACGGTGCCCGGCGTCGTCGAGCCGTACGTCGGCGCGGACCTGGCCGAGGCCCTTCGCCTCGTACGGCGTGAACAGGCCGTTGTCGAGAGCGCGCGAGAGGAGGGTGTTGTCGACGCCGAAGAAGACGTCGCCCTGCGGCGAACCCTTGGTGAGGATCTCCTTGTTGAGCGCCTCGCCGGCCTCGCCGCTCTTCAGCACCTTGACGGTGTAGCCCGTCTGCTCGGTGAACTCCTTCAGTACCGAGTCCGAGGCGGCGAACGAGTCATGGGCGACGAGTGTCACGGTCTTGGACTTCGTGCCGTCCGACGACGTGGAGTCCTCCGACCCGCCGCCGCACGCGGCGAGCGTGGAGACTCCCAGCGCCGCGGCGGCGGCGCCGACCGCCATCTTCTTCGTGGTACGCAACTGAATTCCTCCTGGGATGTCCAGGAGAAGACGCGGCCCTGCCCCGCACCGGCGGACCGGAGCAGGGCAGGGCGCAACAGCATGAGTGATGACCGAACTTCCTACCCAGAATGACCTGGGCGAGGTTCAGAGGGTCTGCGACCGTGAGGCTCTTCCCGAGCCTCTGCCGCACTCTCAGCGCTGTGGCGCTCCCCTGTCGGAATATGTAATTCGTTCGAACCTCAGGGTACATGGACCCCAACGGGGCCCCTACGCCGCGCTCAGCGCTCCGTCGCCGCCAGCTGACCGCAGGCCCCGTCGATCTCCTGACCGCGGGTGTCGCGCACCGTTACGGGCACCCCGTGGGAGGCAATGGCTTCGACGAAGGCCTTCTCGTCCTCGGGGCGCGAGGCCGTCCACTTCGAGCCGGGCGTCGGGTTGAGCGGAATCAGATTGACGTGCACCCGCTTCCCCTTGAGCAGCCGCCCCAGCAGATCGCCCCGCCACGCCTGGTCGTTGATGTCGCGGATCATGGCGTACTCGATGGAGATGCGGCGGCCCGACTTCTCCGCGTACTCCCAGGCGGCGTCCAGCACCTCCCGCACCTTCCAACGGGTGTTGACCGGCACGAGGGTGTCGCGCAGTTCGTCGTCGGGCGCGTGCAGCGAGACGGCGAGACGGCACTTGAAGCCCTCGTCGGCGAACCGCAGCATCGCGGGCACCAGGCCCACCGTCGAGACGGTGATGCCCCGTTGCGAGAGACCGAGACCGTCCGGCTCGGGGTCGGTCAGCCGACGGATCGCCCCGACGACGCGGCGGTAGTTGGCGAGTGGTTCGCCCATGCCCATGAAGACGATGTTGGACAGCCGGGCGGGCCCACCGGGGACTTCGCCGTCGCGCAGCGCGCGCATGCCGTCCACGATCTGGTGCACGATCTCCGCCGTGGACAGGTTGCGGTCGAGCCCCGCCTGCCCCGTGGCGCAGAACGGGCAGTTCATGCCGCACCCCGCCTGCGAGGAGATGCACATGGTGACCCGGTCCGGGTAACGCATCAGGACGGACTCGACCAGCGTGCCGTCGTGCAGTCGCCACAGCGTCTTACGGGTGGTGTCGTCGTCGCAGGAGATGTGCCGGACCACGGACATCAGGTCGGGCAGCAGCTCCGTGGCCAGCTTCTCACGCGCGGCGGCCGGGATGTCCGTCCACTCGGCGGGGTCGTGCGCGAACCGCGCGAAGTAGTGCTGCGACAGCTGCTTGGCACGGAACGCCTTCTCGCCGAGCGCCGCGACGGCCTCACGGCGCTCTTCCGGCGTGAGGTCGGCGAGATGCCTCGGCGGCTTCTTGGCGCCACGGGGCGCGACGAACGTGAGCTCTCCGGGGTTGGGCGGTGCCATGAGCTGTTTTCTCCTCGGTACGACGAGGCCGGTGTTCCCCGCCGGCTGCGGGAGGGACATGGGCACACTGCCGGTGCCAGGAGACCTCATGTGACGGGCTCCGCGACCGCGGAGCGCAGTAAGGCCCGCCGTCCAGGACGGCGGGCCTTACCAGGGTAACCGGTACGGATAGGGCTCAGCCCGAGCCGACGAAGACCACCAGCAGCAGCCACACCACCGGGGCCGTAGGCAGAAGCGAGTCGAGGCGGTCCATGATGCCGCCGTGACCGGGCAGCAGCGTGCCCATGTCCTTGATCCCGAGGTCCCGCTTGATCATCGACTCACCCAGGTCCCCGAGCGTGGCACTGGCCGCCACGGCGAGACCGAGCAGCAGCCCCTGCCACCAGGTGCCGTCCTCGATGAGGAACTGCATGCACAGAGCGCCGGCCGCCATGGCGAACCCCACGGCGCCCAAAAGGCCTTCACGGGTCTTGCCGGGGCTGATGCGCGGCGCCAGCTTGTGGCTGCCGAAGCGCCAGCCGATCGCGTAGGCACCGGTGTCACTGACGATGGTCAGAACCAGGAACGTGAGCACACGCTGCGCGCCGTCGTCCGCCTTGAGCATCATCGCGACGAACGTCGCCAGGAAGGGCACGTAGAACGCCGCGAAAACGCCCGCCGTCACGTCCTTGAGATAGCCCTCCGGCGGCTCCGTCATACGCCAGGCGAGCACGGCAAGCGCGGTGAGCGCCGTGGCGACCCAGGCGCCTTCCGCGCCCCGTACGTACCCGGCGACCACCATCGCCGCGCCACCAACCGCGAGCGGGACAAGGGGCGCCTTGATGCCCTTCTTCTCGTCGAGCCGGGAGGTCAACTCCCAGAGCCCGACGACGACGGCGACCACTATGACGCCGATGAAGACGGC
The nucleotide sequence above comes from Streptomyces sp. NBC_01716. Encoded proteins:
- the rlmN gene encoding 23S rRNA (adenine(2503)-C(2))-methyltransferase RlmN codes for the protein MAPPNPGELTFVAPRGAKKPPRHLADLTPEERREAVAALGEKAFRAKQLSQHYFARFAHDPAEWTDIPAAAREKLATELLPDLMSVVRHISCDDDTTRKTLWRLHDGTLVESVLMRYPDRVTMCISSQAGCGMNCPFCATGQAGLDRNLSTAEIVHQIVDGMRALRDGEVPGGPARLSNIVFMGMGEPLANYRRVVGAIRRLTDPEPDGLGLSQRGITVSTVGLVPAMLRFADEGFKCRLAVSLHAPDDELRDTLVPVNTRWKVREVLDAAWEYAEKSGRRISIEYAMIRDINDQAWRGDLLGRLLKGKRVHVNLIPLNPTPGSKWTASRPEDEKAFVEAIASHGVPVTVRDTRGQEIDGACGQLAATER
- a CDS encoding phosphatidate cytidylyltransferase codes for the protein MNDSSWGAPPTAGYWGPPDQGAAPAGPAYDELDAQQTRPMPIVPDVPASGGFQDDDRGAARPGGPLFRDETPQEPMSAPPPPPPKKRAGRDLRAAIGVGVGLGAVIVASLFIVKAVFIGVIVVAVVVGLWELTSRLDEKKGIKAPLVPLAVGGAAMVVAGYVRGAEGAWVATALTALAVLAWRMTEPPEGYLKDVTAGVFAAFYVPFLATFVAMMLKADDGAQRVLTFLVLTIVSDTGAYAIGWRFGSHKLAPRISPGKTREGLLGAVGFAMAAGALCMQFLIEDGTWWQGLLLGLAVAASATLGDLGESMIKRDLGIKDMGTLLPGHGGIMDRLDSLLPTAPVVWLLLVVFVGSG